ATCGCCACCATGGCCAACGTAACCAGCGTTAAAGCTCTTCGCACCGCAACCGAACTCATCATCATCTATTTTCTTCTCCATTAAACCATTTGAAACCTGTAAAGAGAAAACAGAATCACATATCTGAAAACCCCCCAAATTAGCCACGAACCCTAAATTACGCTGGACACAAAACGCAAGACTTTTGAATCTCCATGGAACCTACGAAATGCCACCATCTCAAATAGTAAGGAACCCTAAATCCACTTCATCGGACCAATTCAACCAAGCATTGCCAACGCAGCTGAAGTTTCAGCTTTGAGTCGCATCAAGTTGCATCTTTTAGGTGAACTCTCTCCATTCGCCACTCCCCAAAATAAACAACCTTCCTTCTAATTTAATCTAACCAATCAAAGCCCTTCTCAATCTTCTTCCTCTGATTCTTTCCTCTCCTTCAATCACCACCTCACTGAGCTCCTCCACCCTCAAATTCAATTACCCCTTTTCGAATTTGACTCCAAACCCAAAATAATCGACCTCAACACCCCAAACCCTTCACATCGCTTCAAGAGAAAACGACGGTGGTGAACTATTTTCGAGAGATGTCGTTAACGCCTTTAACTCCAATCTTGAACCTAATTTGATTTTACTAAACCCTAATCTGGTGGTGCTTAATTTCATGAAAACCAAATTTCGTGATGAACATCAATTGTTAgggttgaagatgatgaaaggtaaggttgaagatgatgaaccctaatttgagtttcaattttcataattttttttaattacatattccACGTATACAGCATAGAAGCTTAACCCCGTTAAGCCAATTTGGGTccaattgactcaatttttcattttttatgattaaattggGGATTCTAATAAAACAGAGATTGAATTGTAAAAAACCCATAAAAATAGGAACAACTAAAGGGATTTAAGCATTACTTAAATTGCCTTTAAGGAGCGACGTTCTCACCGTTAGTATTGCAGTACAAGTTTTTATACAAGACCAAGTTTTTGTACATGTAATAATTTACAAGattattgtaattgattacaaggaACTCTATGAATTGAGCTTCACCCAACTTAGTCATCACACTAATGTTGTGTCTTTTCTCCACCACGAATCCTACCGCTCTACTcctatttttttcatacatacatacaaataaagaaaactctCGTTACTTTTCCTGTGACACCTATATATACACACAACAATTTAATTTGCATGTGTAAGAATGTTTCTTTGAGAAGGTCTTCTAAACGACTTCTATACCGTGAGTTGAATCATGAGTTGGATGAACGCGTATTTCCGTGGTAGGTGCCACGAAGGACAAATACCTTCGACTCAATGCTTTAGCCATCAAAATGGGCTTTTGCCATATAACACTTTCTGATATCAATAGTgcaaaaaatgttgaaattccTGTAATAAAAAACAGCCCCTCAAAGCTATGAAAGGTGAGACTTAGAGGAGCAGAAGATGCTTCCTCAGACGAGTTTTGTTCACCAATTTCATTCttcccaaaatatttttcttcaatttcattcATCAAATCACTTTCAGTCACATTCAAGATGGCTCTCGAAAAGTACGCCGTGAGATTCGAGTTTAGAGGCAGTGCCTGCAAATAAGGTACAAATTAATACAACTGTAAGAAAATGAACCAAACACAAGCTTGTTCAAGAATGAGAATTGGAGAGGAGAGACTTACAAAACCAAACCCAGCATTTCTATATTTGGGGCCAGACATAATGTAATTGGATCCGTATTCTTGAAGGTAGATTTTAAGGTAGGGAACTTCATCGAATATAGCTGCAACACCCCCATTTTGGCTCCCAAGCTTTAGAGCATGGTGATAATCGGAACTTGTGTTGTATGGCTTCAGTTTAGAAGGGTCAAACTTAAATTGCTTAACCAACACGTCGTGAACGAAAGATCCCGTTTGGTATCCAACGTAATAGCCCCCTTTTCTTAAGTCATTCAAGTTGAGAAAGCTTGGTTGTAGTTGATCCAAGGTCAATATAGAAGTCAAGTTCGCAGTGTAACTTTGCATAAGGACGAACGCCAATAGAAGCCAAACCATCAGCACAAATCTTGAGCAGCTTTTTACTACTACTTGTC
This genomic stretch from Vigna radiata var. radiata cultivar VC1973A chromosome 7, Vradiata_ver6, whole genome shotgun sequence harbors:
- the LOC106767694 gene encoding glutamate receptor 2.8; the protein is MWKCFSSLFSLFLIFLFVLQQAPTGNASNASYEEIKLRVGVPRKNGFQQFVHVIGETSQENYNISGYCMEVFNAVITHLPFKVSLHVEPHDIDSSEGSGYDALLKLIPSKYDVVVGDITILANRSNYVDFTVPYTGSGVKMVVPVRHGRDKNMWTFTKPFSWDLWLSIIIISTFIGLAILIMERNVNALPNQEGSPNQKKLCPATILWFPLSQAILPERQVVVKSCSRFVLMVWLLLAFVLMQSYTANLTSILTLDQLQPSFLNLNDLRKGGYYVGYQTGSFVHDVLVKQFKFDPSKLKPYNTSSDYHHALKLGSQNGGVAAIFDEVPYLKIYLQEYGSNYIMSGPKYRNAGFGFALPLNSNLTAYFSRAILNVTESDLMNEIEEKYFGKNEIGEQNSSEEASSAPLSLTFHSFEGLFFITGISTFFALLISESVIWQKPILMAKALSRRYLSFVAPTTEIRVHPTHDSTHGIEVV